A single Ketogulonicigenium vulgare WSH-001 DNA region contains:
- a CDS encoding MmgE/PrpD family protein, with product MKTYEVRVHPSAAQLPRDEQLAWHIASFAANPGALDADVLEMIACRIVDNASVALAAINRRPVASARAMALGHPRKGGATLYGLPSTQRFDAEWAAWANATAVRELDYHDTFLAAEYSHPADAISPLIAVAQQMGVTGADLARGIAVHYEVHVALVKAISLHKYKKDHAGHLAPATTAGIGAMLGLPAEVIYQAVGQAVHLAFSTRQSRKGEISSWKAYVPGFTGKLAVECIDRAMRGEGSPSPIYEGEDSVIAWMLGGKNDVYHVSLPLPGDSPRAILETYTKAHSAEYQAQALIDLAIEMGHQIPDLDQVASILLETSHHTHYVIGTGAADPQKSDPEASRETLDHSIMYILAVALEDGDWHHVDSYTRARARAADKRGLWHKITTVEHPDWTARYHEEDPDKRQFGGRIIITLKDGTVIEGARGVADAHPNGKAPWGWDAYVGKLNTLVGQELGSAGVQRFTDAAYRLASLAAAEIDLLIPALPAGTVEPSTITGEGIFDRGL from the coding sequence ATGAAGACCTATGAGGTGAGGGTGCATCCCTCTGCCGCGCAGCTTCCCCGCGACGAGCAACTGGCTTGGCATATCGCAAGTTTCGCCGCCAACCCCGGCGCGCTGGACGCGGATGTGCTAGAGATGATCGCCTGTCGGATCGTGGATAATGCCTCGGTCGCGCTGGCGGCGATCAACCGCCGGCCCGTGGCCTCGGCGCGGGCGATGGCGCTGGGCCATCCACGCAAAGGCGGCGCGACGCTGTACGGCCTGCCCAGCACGCAAAGGTTCGATGCGGAATGGGCCGCTTGGGCGAATGCAACGGCAGTGCGAGAGCTGGATTATCACGACACATTCCTTGCCGCCGAATATTCGCATCCTGCAGATGCGATCTCGCCCCTGATCGCGGTGGCGCAACAGATGGGTGTCACGGGTGCTGACCTCGCACGCGGGATCGCCGTGCATTACGAGGTTCACGTCGCGCTGGTCAAAGCGATCTCGCTGCATAAATACAAAAAGGACCACGCGGGCCATCTGGCGCCTGCGACCACCGCGGGCATCGGCGCCATGCTGGGTCTGCCCGCCGAGGTGATCTATCAGGCCGTCGGGCAGGCGGTGCATCTGGCCTTTTCTACCCGCCAAAGCCGCAAGGGCGAGATTTCCAGCTGGAAAGCCTATGTCCCCGGCTTTACCGGCAAGCTGGCCGTCGAATGTATCGACCGCGCCATGCGGGGCGAGGGTTCGCCCTCGCCGATCTATGAGGGCGAGGATTCCGTGATCGCCTGGATGCTGGGCGGCAAAAATGACGTCTATCATGTCAGCCTGCCGCTGCCGGGCGACTCTCCGCGCGCGATTTTGGAAACCTATACCAAGGCGCATTCGGCCGAATATCAGGCGCAGGCGCTGATCGACCTTGCGATCGAGATGGGCCACCAGATCCCTGACCTTGATCAGGTGGCAAGCATTCTGCTCGAGACCTCGCATCACACGCATTACGTCATCGGCACCGGCGCGGCGGACCCGCAAAAGTCCGACCCCGAAGCCAGCCGCGAGACGCTGGACCATTCGATCATGTATATTCTGGCCGTCGCGCTAGAGGATGGCGATTGGCACCATGTGGACAGCTATACGCGCGCGCGGGCGCGGGCGGCGGACAAGCGCGGCTTGTGGCACAAGATCACCACCGTCGAACACCCGGATTGGACCGCGCGCTATCACGAGGAAGACCCAGATAAGCGACAGTTCGGTGGCCGCATCATCATCACGCTTAAAGACGGCACCGTGATCGAGGGCGCGCGCGGCGTGGCTGATGCCCATCCCAACGGCAAAGCGCCTTGGGGCTGGGACGCCTATGTCGGCAAGCTGAACACGCTGGTCGGGCAGGAATTGGGCAGCGCGGGCGTTCAGCGTTTTACCGATGCCGCGTATCGGCTGGCCAGCCTTGCGGCCGCCGAGATCGACCTGTTAATCCCCGCCTTGCCCGCAGGCACGGTGGAACCCAGCACCATCACGGGCGAGGGGATTTTCGATCGCGGGCTGTGA
- a CDS encoding tripartite tricarboxylate transporter permease, whose translation MDSLQQLIYGFGVALQPMNLMWALIGSILGTAIGVLPGIGPALTIALLLPVTISIAPTAAFIMFAGVLYGAMYGGSTTSILINTPGEAGSMMTALEGNKMARDGRGASALATAAIGSFVAGTIATIALTFVAPSVAELAFILRPADYFALMVVSFCSVAVVLGASRVRGFISLFIGLALGVVGIDQMTGQPRLTFGVAEMLDGIELTVVLVALFAVGEILFVASRYDKTRERPMKVGGKWFTREDFSRSWKPWLRGTVIGFPIGTLPAGGSEIPTMLSYTLERKLAKKPEEFGHGAIEGVAGPEAANNAAAAGILVPLLTLGLPTSATAAILLAAFQNYGLQPGPNLFNSNPELVWGLIASLYIGNAMLLVLNLPLVGIWVKLLSIPKPQLYAGILIFALIGIWGVSGSVVDLMLMVAIGLMGYVMRVYDFPIAPVLIGLILGPMAENQLRVALASRQGNPMVLLETPTSVVLLLVALATFLVPLVLRRLRASA comes from the coding sequence ATGGATAGCCTTCAACAACTTATCTATGGCTTTGGTGTTGCGCTGCAACCGATGAACCTGATGTGGGCGCTGATCGGATCGATCCTGGGCACGGCGATTGGCGTGCTGCCGGGGATCGGCCCAGCGCTGACCATCGCGCTGTTGCTGCCCGTCACCATTTCCATCGCGCCGACGGCGGCGTTCATCATGTTCGCGGGCGTGCTTTACGGGGCGATGTATGGTGGATCGACCACCTCGATCTTGATCAATACGCCGGGCGAAGCGGGGTCGATGATGACCGCGCTGGAGGGGAACAAGATGGCGCGTGACGGGCGCGGCGCATCGGCGCTGGCCACTGCCGCCATCGGGTCGTTCGTTGCGGGCACGATTGCGACGATCGCGCTGACGTTCGTCGCGCCTTCGGTCGCGGAACTTGCGTTCATCTTGCGGCCTGCGGATTATTTCGCGCTGATGGTAGTGTCGTTCTGTTCCGTCGCGGTGGTGCTGGGCGCATCGCGCGTACGGGGGTTCATCTCGCTGTTCATCGGCCTTGCGCTGGGCGTTGTGGGCATCGACCAAATGACGGGTCAGCCCCGCCTGACCTTTGGCGTCGCCGAAATGCTGGACGGGATCGAGCTGACCGTCGTGCTGGTCGCGCTGTTTGCGGTGGGCGAGATCCTTTTCGTCGCCTCGCGCTATGACAAAACCCGCGAGCGGCCGATGAAAGTCGGTGGCAAATGGTTCACGCGCGAGGATTTTTCCCGCTCGTGGAAGCCTTGGCTGCGCGGCACGGTAATCGGCTTTCCCATCGGCACGCTGCCTGCGGGGGGCTCTGAAATCCCGACCATGCTAAGTTACACGCTGGAACGAAAGCTGGCGAAAAAGCCCGAGGAATTCGGCCATGGCGCGATCGAGGGTGTCGCCGGCCCCGAGGCTGCGAATAACGCCGCTGCCGCCGGTATCCTTGTGCCGCTGCTGACGTTGGGCCTGCCGACCTCGGCCACTGCTGCGATCTTATTGGCGGCGTTCCAGAACTATGGGCTGCAACCGGGGCCGAACCTGTTCAATTCGAACCCGGAATTGGTCTGGGGGCTGATCGCATCGCTTTATATCGGCAATGCCATGCTGCTGGTGCTGAACCTGCCGCTGGTTGGGATCTGGGTCAAACTGCTGTCGATCCCAAAGCCGCAGCTTTACGCTGGCATCCTAATCTTTGCGCTAATCGGGATTTGGGGCGTCTCGGGATCGGTCGTCGATCTGATGCTGATGGTTGCGATTGGTCTGATGGGCTATGTCATGCGCGTCTATGATTTTCCCATCGCGCCGGTGCTGATCGGCCTGATCTTGGGGCCGATGGCCGAAAACCAGCTGCGCGTCGCGCTGGCCTCGCGCCAAGGCAATCCGATGGTGCTGCTGGAAACCCCGACCTCCGTTGTTCTGCTGCTGGTAGCATTGGCAACCTTCCTTGTGCCGCTGGTGCTGCGTCGCCTGCGTGCATCCGCCTAA
- a CDS encoding tripartite tricarboxylate transporter TctB family protein — MLRYHAARPYWLAAGVIGLGAVCIWGATYLPGASRYAGIGPGAFATIVGTVLVFLGGILAVQIARGATFEAQSTENAQGDTPVNYKALGLALLAAAVPILTIKALGLPLTAMISFTLVSRAFGSKILLWDLLTGAILGSLSWVLFNALGLQLGGFLPVAGV; from the coding sequence ATGCTACGCTATCACGCAGCACGCCCTTACTGGCTTGCGGCAGGGGTTATCGGCTTGGGCGCTGTCTGCATCTGGGGCGCGACCTATCTGCCGGGGGCAAGCCGTTATGCCGGCATCGGGCCGGGGGCTTTCGCGACCATCGTCGGCACCGTTCTGGTTTTCCTCGGCGGTATCCTCGCCGTTCAGATCGCGCGCGGCGCAACGTTCGAGGCGCAATCGACCGAGAATGCGCAGGGCGATACGCCCGTGAATTATAAAGCGCTGGGCCTGGCGCTGCTGGCCGCTGCTGTGCCGATTCTGACGATCAAGGCGCTGGGCCTGCCGCTGACGGCAATGATCAGCTTTACGCTGGTCTCGCGCGCTTTTGGGTCAAAAATCCTGCTATGGGATCTGCTGACCGGGGCAATTCTGGGCAGCCTCTCGTGGGTTTTGTTCAACGCACTTGGCCTGCAACTGGGCGGCTTCCTGCCCGTCGCGGGGGTATAA
- a CDS encoding Bug family tripartite tricarboxylate transporter substrate binding protein: MFIKKVIALGATTVMLASAASADVSVMIPAGPGGGWDGTGRQAFNAMNAAGIYTEGVNFTNTGGAGGTIGLAAFQNSEAGKADALAVFGAITVGSIMLNSSPIDLSTYTPIARLTAEYLVIAVDANSPIQTLDELVAAMRENTGATPVGGGSAGGVDHIALALLAQAAEVPVADLNYIPQTSGAETVTAIVNGTLQAGISGISEFAPFQEQGRIRILGITSNERHASLPDVPTFAEAGYAVEIANWRGILGAPGMPADNAAEWVARFDQLSETPEWAQVLETQGWDSFYLSGPAFGEFIGAENERIGEILKGAGLIQ, translated from the coding sequence ATGTTCATCAAGAAAGTCATCGCGCTTGGCGCGACAACGGTTATGCTTGCCTCTGCGGCAAGTGCAGATGTTTCGGTGATGATCCCGGCGGGGCCGGGGGGCGGCTGGGATGGCACGGGGCGTCAGGCCTTTAACGCCATGAATGCCGCTGGCATCTATACCGAGGGCGTGAATTTTACCAATACCGGCGGCGCAGGCGGCACAATCGGCCTCGCTGCGTTCCAAAACAGCGAGGCGGGCAAGGCGGATGCGCTGGCAGTCTTTGGCGCGATCACCGTAGGGTCGATCATGCTGAACAGCTCGCCCATTGATCTGTCGACCTATACGCCCATCGCGCGGCTGACGGCGGAATATCTGGTGATCGCGGTCGATGCGAATTCGCCGATCCAGACGCTGGACGAGTTGGTCGCGGCGATGCGTGAAAACACGGGTGCAACGCCGGTCGGCGGCGGATCGGCGGGCGGTGTGGACCATATAGCGTTGGCGCTGCTGGCGCAGGCGGCCGAGGTGCCGGTGGCTGATCTGAACTATATCCCGCAGACCTCGGGCGCGGAAACCGTGACGGCGATTGTGAACGGCACGCTGCAAGCGGGGATTTCGGGCATTTCCGAATTCGCTCCGTTCCAAGAACAGGGCCGTATCCGCATCCTTGGCATCACATCGAATGAACGCCACGCCAGCCTGCCGGATGTTCCGACCTTTGCCGAGGCGGGCTATGCGGTCGAGATTGCCAACTGGCGCGGTATTCTGGGCGCGCCCGGCATGCCCGCTGACAATGCCGCCGAATGGGTCGCGCGGTTCGACCAACTGTCCGAGACGCCGGAATGGGCGCAAGTGCTGGAGACCCAAGGCTGGGATTCCTTCTATCTGTCGGGCCCCGCATTCGGTGAATTCATCGGTGCCGAGAACGAGCGGATTGGCGAGATCCTGAAGGGCGCTGGTCTGATCCAGTAA
- a CDS encoding GntR family transcriptional regulator: protein MSNDDNQDTGAKKSQTMQAVVLNRLRDGLIEGALIPGQVISIRKFAAMFGTSPMPVRDALSQLVAANALQELPNRSVCVPVLSRERIEELFAVRAMLECRAARQACARATPELVATLRELHSHVDGIAMKQSATKHAVLRRNRKFHFTLYAGAQSEILMPLIESLWLQCGPTLFMTLETANATRAHDAHLQIINGMAARDPDMVASALEREIRETGETLLAGYDDLMSFGPLSFAMKAEDPLRL from the coding sequence ATGAGCAACGACGACAATCAGGACACCGGCGCAAAGAAATCACAGACCATGCAGGCGGTGGTGCTGAACCGGTTGCGTGACGGGTTGATCGAAGGCGCGCTGATCCCGGGGCAAGTCATCAGCATCCGCAAATTCGCCGCGATGTTCGGCACCAGCCCGATGCCGGTGCGCGATGCGCTGTCGCAATTGGTGGCGGCGAATGCGCTGCAGGAACTGCCCAACCGTTCGGTCTGTGTGCCGGTGCTGTCGCGCGAGCGGATCGAAGAGCTGTTCGCCGTCCGTGCCATGCTGGAATGTCGCGCCGCCCGTCAGGCCTGCGCGCGTGCGACACCTGAACTGGTCGCCACCTTGCGCGAGTTGCACAGCCATGTCGATGGCATCGCGATGAAACAATCCGCGACCAAACATGCCGTGCTGCGCCGCAACCGCAAGTTCCACTTCACGCTGTATGCGGGCGCGCAAAGCGAGATCCTGATGCCGCTGATTGAATCCCTGTGGCTGCAATGCGGCCCGACGCTGTTCATGACACTCGAGACCGCGAATGCGACGCGTGCCCATGATGCGCATCTGCAAATCATTAACGGCATGGCTGCGCGCGACCCCGATATGGTCGCATCCGCGCTAGAGCGCGAGATCCGCGAGACGGGCGAGACGCTTCTGGCAGGCTATGACGACCTTATGTCCTTTGGCCCGTTGTCTTTTGCGATGAAGGCCGAAGATCCGTTGCGCCTGTAA
- a CDS encoding flavin reductase family protein, which translates to MNDMTNPPVDFRGAMRGLASGVSLVTTRGVDGAPHGMAATAVNSLSAAPPQLLICVNKSASMHGPLLASGLFAVSFLAREQADLVGLFSSPDQRHLRFAGAGWGQLVTGAPVQMEAIAALDCKIAQVIDAATHSLIIGAVIATRAAAQGAEPLVYFQGGAGGFTPLA; encoded by the coding sequence ATGAATGACATGACCAACCCTCCTGTTGATTTTCGCGGCGCGATGCGCGGGCTGGCCAGTGGCGTCTCGCTGGTCACGACGCGCGGGGTTGATGGCGCGCCCCATGGCATGGCCGCGACGGCGGTCAATTCCCTGTCGGCCGCGCCGCCGCAACTGCTGATCTGCGTCAATAAAAGCGCGTCGATGCATGGGCCGCTGCTGGCCTCTGGCCTTTTTGCCGTCAGTTTTCTGGCGCGGGAACAGGCCGATCTGGTGGGGCTGTTCTCTAGCCCGGATCAGCGGCATCTGCGCTTTGCTGGCGCGGGCTGGGGGCAGTTGGTGACAGGTGCGCCAGTGCAGATGGAGGCGATTGCCGCGCTGGATTGCAAGATCGCGCAGGTCATCGACGCGGCCACCCATAGCCTGATCATCGGTGCGGTGATCGCCACCCGCGCCGCCGCCCAAGGCGCGGAGCCACTTGTTTATTTCCAAGGCGGCGCAGGCGGGTTCACCCCCCTCGCCTAA
- a CDS encoding ABC transporter substrate-binding protein, which yields MTTLLRGALLATTCAGAAHAQELTSVSFGTGWLAQAEQGGFYQALADGTYESFGLDVDIVMGGPQTPMMQRLAAGQIQFMQSSTLSNLDAVARGIPVVSVAAFMQKDPQALLAHPDKGFDDLGDLAGLPTLYLGGSGFDTFFQWMKGKYEGFSDAQYAPYTYNPAVFIADPDSGMQSYVTSEPFDIQNRTGWAPAVFLLADYGFGGYADEIVALQPLIDSDPDLVQRFVDASIIGWYNYMYGDPSAGNALIQQDNPEMTDEQIAFSRQQMLALDMVMWDAAIAGGLGCMDGGRIETFFNEMVAAGVMTADVDYASSFTTDFVCKNVGADLFPDAAAQ from the coding sequence ATGACGACTTTATTGCGTGGCGCGCTGTTGGCCACGACCTGCGCAGGCGCCGCCCATGCGCAAGAGCTGACCTCTGTCAGTTTTGGCACCGGCTGGCTGGCGCAGGCCGAGCAAGGCGGTTTTTATCAGGCGCTGGCCGATGGCACTTACGAATCCTTTGGTCTGGATGTTGATATCGTCATGGGCGGGCCGCAAACCCCGATGATGCAGCGCCTGGCCGCAGGGCAAATCCAGTTCATGCAAAGCTCGACCCTGTCGAACCTTGACGCGGTGGCGCGCGGCATTCCGGTCGTCTCGGTCGCGGCCTTTATGCAAAAGGACCCGCAGGCACTGCTGGCGCATCCGGACAAGGGATTTGACGATCTTGGCGATCTGGCCGGCCTGCCGACCCTGTATCTGGGGGGCAGCGGCTTTGACACTTTCTTCCAATGGATGAAGGGTAAATACGAAGGGTTCAGCGACGCGCAATACGCGCCCTATACCTATAACCCCGCCGTTTTCATCGCCGATCCGGATTCGGGCATGCAATCCTATGTCACGTCCGAGCCGTTCGACATCCAGAACCGCACCGGCTGGGCGCCCGCTGTCTTTCTGCTGGCCGATTACGGCTTTGGTGGCTACGCCGATGAGATCGTCGCCCTGCAACCGCTGATCGACAGCGATCCCGATCTGGTGCAGCGTTTCGTCGATGCCTCGATCATCGGCTGGTACAACTACATGTACGGCGATCCCAGCGCCGGTAACGCGCTGATCCAGCAAGATAACCCCGAGATGACAGACGAGCAGATCGCATTCTCGCGCCAGCAAATGCTGGCCCTTGATATGGTCATGTGGGACGCGGCGATCGCGGGCGGCCTTGGCTGTATGGACGGCGGCCGGATCGAGACGTTTTTCAACGAAATGGTCGCGGCGGGCGTGATGACGGCGGATGTCGATTACGCTTCGTCCTTCACCACCGATTTCGTCTGCAAGAACGTCGGTGCCGATCTGTTTCCCGACGCCGCTGCACAATAA
- a CDS encoding ABC transporter ATP-binding protein: MTDPMAPLVSLRNVEKRYGNGTLALTGMSLDIQAGEFVSLLGPSGCGKSTALRLVAGLGQPSSGQIVKPVKQKGESHPVSFVFQEPTLMPWASVTDNVWLPLRLEGMSKKLAQPRIDEALDMVGLSKFRTAYPRELSGGMKMRVSIARALVTRPKLLLMDEPFAALDEITRQKLNDDILRLWETHGWTVMFVTHSVFEATYMSSRVVVMAPRPGRVIADAPVPLPHPRSPDLRTDPVFTAVARDLSHALHETMDAQAIAAH; encoded by the coding sequence ATGACTGATCCGATGGCCCCGCTGGTATCGCTGCGCAATGTGGAAAAGCGTTACGGGAATGGCACGCTCGCGCTGACGGGCATGTCGTTGGATATTCAGGCGGGCGAATTTGTCAGCCTGCTGGGGCCATCGGGTTGCGGCAAATCCACCGCGCTGCGGCTGGTCGCGGGGCTGGGGCAACCCAGCTCCGGCCAGATCGTCAAGCCCGTCAAGCAAAAGGGCGAGAGCCACCCCGTCAGCTTTGTCTTTCAGGAACCAACGCTGATGCCTTGGGCCAGTGTGACCGACAATGTCTGGCTGCCGCTGCGCCTTGAGGGCATGTCGAAAAAGCTGGCCCAGCCGCGTATCGACGAGGCGCTGGATATGGTGGGCCTGTCGAAATTCCGCACCGCCTATCCGCGCGAATTGTCGGGCGGGATGAAGATGCGCGTGTCCATCGCGCGCGCCCTGGTCACGCGGCCAAAGCTGCTGCTGATGGACGAGCCATTTGCCGCGCTGGACGAAATCACCCGTCAAAAGTTGAACGACGACATCCTGCGGCTGTGGGAAACCCATGGCTGGACCGTGATGTTCGTCACCCATTCCGTGTTCGAGGCGACCTATATGTCGTCGCGCGTCGTGGTCATGGCGCCTCGCCCCGGCCGCGTCATCGCAGACGCGCCGGTGCCGCTGCCCCATCCGCGCAGCCCCGATTTGCGCACAGATCCCGTCTTTACCGCCGTCGCCCGCGACCTCTCGCATGCTTTGCATGAGACGATGGACGCGCAGGCCATTGCCGCACATTGA
- a CDS encoding ABC transporter permease, whose product MTDKSETAPVETPSLGAAIMMLLRMRGVMEVLVPLATLIVFLIAWDTTVRVNNIPPYILPRPWDVVTTFVTDWPILWDALQITLLITFSALLLAIVGGALTALLFAQSRWAEIALYPYAVVLQVTPIVAIAPLLIVYAPSTEAVLLICAFLVAFFPILSNTVQGLKSADHNLVDLFELYGASKSQQLRLLKIPTALPYFVAGLNIAGGLALIGSVVAEFTAGAAGSKAGLAFRILEAGRRLNIPRLFAALLLITLTGVAIFILTSFISKLLLRRWHESAMTRER is encoded by the coding sequence ATGACTGATAAAAGCGAAACCGCTCCGGTGGAAACCCCCAGCCTTGGCGCGGCGATCATGATGCTGCTGCGGATGCGCGGCGTGATGGAAGTGCTGGTGCCGCTGGCAACACTGATCGTCTTTTTGATCGCATGGGATACGACCGTGCGGGTGAATAATATCCCGCCCTATATCCTGCCGCGCCCGTGGGATGTGGTCACCACCTTTGTCACCGACTGGCCGATCCTGTGGGATGCGCTGCAAATCACGCTGCTGATCACCTTTTCCGCGCTGCTGCTGGCGATTGTCGGCGGCGCGCTGACGGCGCTGCTGTTCGCGCAATCGCGCTGGGCGGAAATCGCGCTTTATCCCTATGCCGTCGTGTTGCAGGTCACACCGATTGTCGCCATTGCGCCGCTGTTGATCGTCTATGCCCCCTCGACCGAGGCGGTGCTGCTGATCTGTGCCTTTCTGGTCGCCTTCTTTCCGATCCTGTCGAATACCGTGCAGGGGCTGAAAAGCGCGGATCATAACCTTGTCGATCTGTTTGAACTTTATGGCGCGTCAAAATCGCAGCAGCTACGCCTGCTGAAAATCCCAACCGCGCTGCCGTATTTTGTCGCCGGCCTGAATATCGCGGGCGGACTTGCGCTGATCGGATCGGTCGTTGCTGAGTTCACGGCCGGCGCCGCCGGATCGAAAGCGGGCCTCGCGTTTCGCATCCTCGAGGCCGGGCGCCGCCTGAACATCCCCCGCCTGTTTGCAGCCCTGCTGCTGATCACGCTGACCGGGGTTGCGATCTTCATTCTGACTTCATTCATCTCGAAACTGCTTCTGCGCCGCTGGCACGAAAGCGCGATGACGCGCGAGCGTTAA
- a CDS encoding LLM class flavin-dependent oxidoreductase — MRHVELGVFMPVGSNGFLMSKAAPQYQPSFALHREIAQTAEDLGLDYLFSMGKWMGFGGATDFWKETIEPISMAPALAAATSRIKIFATINPLLYKPAVAAKILATIDGISGGRFGINIVTGNTLEEVEQLGVVPEGYTDYRYQYADEWISLIKLLWSQDRTTFEGRFFQVANCVSDPKPVQRPAIQIVSAGLSGEGLAFGVKHSDYQFVGGEPNVMQRLREASAGRDTPLKAATNLMLIFGKTDEEAAAKLDTLIAERDHEALDNLIASFERDNRGSYKVRTDYLRDPRVIGFGNGTPVTGTPKTVAAKLASMITTSGLDAIQFTFIDFVEDLKIFGTESVPELRRLLLDQGVRLSDTLAK; from the coding sequence ATGCGCCATGTTGAACTTGGGGTTTTCATGCCCGTGGGCAGCAACGGCTTTTTGATGTCAAAGGCCGCGCCGCAATATCAACCCAGCTTCGCCCTGCACCGAGAGATCGCGCAGACGGCCGAGGATCTTGGCCTCGACTATCTGTTTTCCATGGGAAAATGGATGGGCTTTGGCGGCGCGACCGATTTTTGGAAAGAAACGATCGAGCCGATCTCGATGGCGCCTGCGCTGGCCGCGGCAACCAGCCGGATCAAAATTTTCGCGACGATCAATCCGCTGCTGTATAAACCCGCTGTAGCGGCGAAAATTCTGGCGACGATTGACGGGATTTCGGGCGGCCGGTTCGGCATCAATATCGTGACCGGCAATACGCTGGAAGAAGTCGAGCAGTTGGGCGTCGTCCCCGAGGGCTATACCGACTATCGCTATCAATATGCCGATGAATGGATCTCGCTGATCAAGCTGCTGTGGTCGCAGGACCGCACCACGTTCGAGGGACGTTTCTTTCAGGTCGCCAATTGCGTCAGCGACCCCAAACCCGTGCAGCGCCCCGCGATCCAGATCGTCTCGGCGGGTCTGTCGGGCGAAGGTCTGGCCTTTGGCGTCAAACATTCCGACTATCAATTCGTGGGCGGCGAGCCGAATGTGATGCAGCGCCTGCGCGAGGCCAGCGCGGGGCGCGACACGCCGCTGAAAGCCGCGACGAACCTGATGCTGATTTTCGGCAAGACCGATGAGGAAGCGGCCGCAAAACTCGACACGCTGATCGCCGAGCGCGACCACGAGGCGCTGGATAACCTGATCGCCTCGTTCGAGCGGGACAATCGCGGCAGCTATAAGGTGCGCACCGATTACCTGCGTGACCCCCGTGTGATCGGGTTCGGCAACGGCACACCCGTCACCGGCACGCCGAAAACCGTGGCGGCAAAGCTGGCCAGCATGATCACGACATCGGGCCTTGATGCGATCCAGTTCACCTTTATCGACTTTGTAGAGGATCTGAAAATCTTTGGCACGGAGAGCGTGCCCGAGCTGCGCCGTCTGCTGCTGGATCAGGGCGTGCGCCTGTCGGATACGCTGGCGAAATGA
- a CDS encoding MFS transporter → MTDTTSARDDVSRNIYIVMAAGLAGSANIRSLDSVLPQISGEMGVSLGQAAYLGAGYALAYGLCQLPFGMLGDRMNRLFLVKVLTCLSVALLIVTAFAPNYPALLGLRILAGAASSAIIPLSISYIGDNVPFERRQMVLAMNMTAITTGMVLGQAFGGIVADVTGWRGIPIFIALLYLPAVVGFWGQKRSGGAAKPSPLPLGTALGRIAKTPFSRAVLGAVFVEGALIMAMTAFCAIMLTLRFNMPLSLVGLSMALVAFGGVMNLPVLKYWPAGWGMRAHFMASGLCAALGYGLVGLSPYLPLTLVGLFLAGLGSTAMHNNLQTFGSQLLPEARGTGFSTFATTFFLAQSAGSLVQAFVLDHVGIMWVFLWPLPLIIALSLWFPRLMRK, encoded by the coding sequence TTGACTGACACGACCTCTGCGCGGGATGACGTCTCGCGCAATATCTATATTGTTATGGCGGCTGGCCTTGCGGGCAGCGCTAATATCCGATCGCTCGACAGCGTGCTGCCGCAGATTTCTGGTGAAATGGGCGTCAGTCTGGGGCAGGCGGCCTATTTGGGCGCGGGTTATGCGCTGGCCTATGGCCTGTGCCAATTGCCGTTCGGGATGCTGGGCGACCGGATGAACCGGTTGTTTCTGGTCAAGGTTCTGACCTGCCTGTCGGTCGCGCTGCTGATCGTCACCGCCTTTGCCCCCAATTACCCCGCGCTGCTGGGCCTGCGGATTCTGGCGGGGGCGGCAAGCTCTGCCATTATCCCGCTGTCGATTTCCTATATCGGCGACAATGTCCCGTTCGAGCGGCGCCAGATGGTGCTGGCGATGAATATGACGGCGATCACCACCGGCATGGTGCTGGGGCAGGCCTTTGGCGGCATCGTGGCGGATGTCACCGGCTGGCGCGGTATCCCGATTTTTATCGCGCTGCTGTATTTGCCTGCGGTGGTTGGGTTCTGGGGCCAAAAGCGCAGCGGCGGTGCGGCGAAACCCAGCCCATTGCCCCTTGGCACCGCCCTTGGGCGGATCGCGAAAACGCCATTCTCGCGCGCCGTGCTGGGCGCAGTGTTTGTAGAGGGCGCGCTGATCATGGCGATGACCGCATTCTGCGCGATCATGCTGACGCTGCGTTTTAACATGCCGCTCAGCCTTGTCGGGCTGTCGATGGCGCTGGTCGCCTTTGGCGGTGTGATGAACCTGCCGGTGCTGAAATACTGGCCCGCCGGTTGGGGGATGCGCGCGCATTTCATGGCCTCGGGCCTATGCGCCGCGCTGGGCTATGGGTTGGTGGGGCTGTCGCCGTATCTGCCGCTGACGCTGGTGGGCCTGTTCCTGGCTGGCCTTGGCAGCACCGCGATGCATAACAATCTGCAGACCTTCGGCTCGCAGCTTTTGCCCGAGGCGCGCGGCACCGGCTTTTCCACCTTTGCGACGACGTTTTTCCTCGCACAATCGGCGGGAAGCCTTGTGCAGGCTTTTGTGCTGGATCACGTCGGCATCATGTGGGTGTTTCTGTGGCCATTGCCATTGATCATCGCGCTGTCACTGTGGTTTCCGCGCCTGATGCGCAAATAG